The proteins below are encoded in one region of Macrobrachium rosenbergii isolate ZJJX-2024 chromosome 29, ASM4041242v1, whole genome shotgun sequence:
- the LOC136854486 gene encoding thyroid hormone receptor alpha-like isoform X2, translated as MAFYGEPRDDFPSGFGVKEEDFIEFDVDIKDITKEEYDTEITSISSDGDSSNTGHKVCSVCLRSAKSSHFGALCCDPCRAFFRRSVQNNLWETFICFKDGCCDITQNRRSCQRCRFKKCLGAGMDKSLVMTEEERKALMNRKIERRKQIALEHQRYGAASQQTCFDTQQELNDASGHTRDHEDYTHSSDVQQSGTNPVDEYAVSKIADLQKILRKCLSFPEFPSHHYKGDPDIIENLFIVFCKNIGRFFGSVPEFRELDPTYQGLLLKPAVAKAMFIFGTHQYDPTTNCWPRVLLSPLCKFPSISMSDMESFIDDVITMQKWKAFIEKFILFFSDEVVTLLTLVISLFDYKDSNLMFVPEITLRQAKYLQLFKFYLQGKHCQTSNTMTYLSYLKTSLTYVEELRECFQSSTTEGNEGAGQDDRTCQFPESLSSAGGNSIPVKSDPLIQDDAEGFTFLPAVSTDTKEMIFFNSESPQMMPLPVKDEKEYSSISYPSL; from the exons ATGGCGTTCTATGGTGAGCCCAGGGATGATTTTCCCTCTGGCTTTGGCGTCAAGGAAGAAGATTTTATTGAATTTGATGTGGATATCAAAGACATAACTAAGGAGGAATATGATACAGAGATAACCAGCATATCTTCGGATGGAGACTCAAGTAACACAGGCCATAAG gTTTGCAGTGTTTGCCTGAGAAGTGCAAAGAGCAGTCATTTTGGGGCGCTGTGTTGCGATCCATGCAGGGCATTTTTCAGACGGAGCGTTCAGAATAACCTTTGGGAAACATTCATCTGTTTCAAGGACGGTTGTTGCGACATCACTCAAAACAGGAGGTCGTGCCAGCGCTGCAG GTTTAAGAAATGCCTCGGTGCAGGCATGGACAAATCCCTTGTCATGACTGAAGAGGAGAGGAAAGCTCTCATGAATCGAAAGATTGAGAGACGAAAACAGATTGCATTAGAGCACCAAAGATATGGAGCAGCTTCTCAGCAAACCTGTTTCGACACACAACAAGAACTTAATGATGCTTCTGGTCATACCCGCGACCACGAAGACTACACACATTCCAGTGACGTGCAGCAAAGTGGAACAAACCCAGTTGACGAATACGCCGTCAGTAAAATCGCTGACCTTCAGAAGATTCTCCGAAAGTGTCTCTCCTTTCCTGAATTTCCAAGCCACCATTACAAGGGAGATCCAGACATCATTGAGAATCTCTTCATTGTTTTCTGCAAAAATATAGGAAGATTTTTTGGCTCGGTTCCTGAATTCAGAGAGTTAGACCCTACTTATCAGGGGCTGTTGCTAAAACCTGCTGTGGCTAAGGCCATGTTTATCTTTGGCACTCACCAGTATGATCCCACCACTAATTGTTGGCCAAGGGTACTCCTGAGTCCTTTGTGTAAGTTTCCTAGTATTTCAATGTCTGATATGGAAAGTTTCattgatgatgttattacaatgcaaaaatggaaagctttcattgaaaaatttatattatttttctctgatgaAGTGGTGACACTTTTGACTTTAGTCATATCCCTCTTCGATTATAAAGATTCTAACTTGATGTTTGTCCCAGAGATAACCCTTAGACAGGCCAAGTACCTCCAGTTATTCAAATTCTATTTGCAAGGGAAACATTGCCAGACTTCAAATACTATGACATATCTCTCATATCTGAAGACATCTTTAACATACGTTGAGGAACTGAGGGAATGTTTTCAAAGCTCGACAACTGAAGGAAATGAAGGTGCAGGTCAGGATGACAGGACTTGTCAATTTCCAGAGTCTTTGAGTAGTGCTGGAGGGAACAGCATCCCAGTTAAAAGTGACCCCCTGATCCAAGATGATGCTGAAGGTTTTACATTTTTGCCTGCAGTTAGCACAGATACAAaggagatgattttttttaactctgagTCACCTCAAATGATGCCCTTACCCGTTAAGGATGAGAAGGAATATAGCTCTATTAGTTACCCTTCCTTATGA
- the LOC136854486 gene encoding thyroid hormone receptor alpha-like isoform X1, translated as MLKLTILSFAPLAERERERERERERERERERENSRQNRPVYPRTRKFFVDTESSSQDEMAFYGEPRDDFPSGFGVKEEDFIEFDVDIKDITKEEYDTEITSISSDGDSSNTGHKVCSVCLRSAKSSHFGALCCDPCRAFFRRSVQNNLWETFICFKDGCCDITQNRRSCQRCRFKKCLGAGMDKSLVMTEEERKALMNRKIERRKQIALEHQRYGAASQQTCFDTQQELNDASGHTRDHEDYTHSSDVQQSGTNPVDEYAVSKIADLQKILRKCLSFPEFPSHHYKGDPDIIENLFIVFCKNIGRFFGSVPEFRELDPTYQGLLLKPAVAKAMFIFGTHQYDPTTNCWPRVLLSPLCKFPSISMSDMESFIDDVITMQKWKAFIEKFILFFSDEVVTLLTLVISLFDYKDSNLMFVPEITLRQAKYLQLFKFYLQGKHCQTSNTMTYLSYLKTSLTYVEELRECFQSSTTEGNEGAGQDDRTCQFPESLSSAGGNSIPVKSDPLIQDDAEGFTFLPAVSTDTKEMIFFNSESPQMMPLPVKDEKEYSSISYPSL; from the exons cCAAGACGAAATGGCGTTCTATGGTGAGCCCAGGGATGATTTTCCCTCTGGCTTTGGCGTCAAGGAAGAAGATTTTATTGAATTTGATGTGGATATCAAAGACATAACTAAGGAGGAATATGATACAGAGATAACCAGCATATCTTCGGATGGAGACTCAAGTAACACAGGCCATAAG gTTTGCAGTGTTTGCCTGAGAAGTGCAAAGAGCAGTCATTTTGGGGCGCTGTGTTGCGATCCATGCAGGGCATTTTTCAGACGGAGCGTTCAGAATAACCTTTGGGAAACATTCATCTGTTTCAAGGACGGTTGTTGCGACATCACTCAAAACAGGAGGTCGTGCCAGCGCTGCAG GTTTAAGAAATGCCTCGGTGCAGGCATGGACAAATCCCTTGTCATGACTGAAGAGGAGAGGAAAGCTCTCATGAATCGAAAGATTGAGAGACGAAAACAGATTGCATTAGAGCACCAAAGATATGGAGCAGCTTCTCAGCAAACCTGTTTCGACACACAACAAGAACTTAATGATGCTTCTGGTCATACCCGCGACCACGAAGACTACACACATTCCAGTGACGTGCAGCAAAGTGGAACAAACCCAGTTGACGAATACGCCGTCAGTAAAATCGCTGACCTTCAGAAGATTCTCCGAAAGTGTCTCTCCTTTCCTGAATTTCCAAGCCACCATTACAAGGGAGATCCAGACATCATTGAGAATCTCTTCATTGTTTTCTGCAAAAATATAGGAAGATTTTTTGGCTCGGTTCCTGAATTCAGAGAGTTAGACCCTACTTATCAGGGGCTGTTGCTAAAACCTGCTGTGGCTAAGGCCATGTTTATCTTTGGCACTCACCAGTATGATCCCACCACTAATTGTTGGCCAAGGGTACTCCTGAGTCCTTTGTGTAAGTTTCCTAGTATTTCAATGTCTGATATGGAAAGTTTCattgatgatgttattacaatgcaaaaatggaaagctttcattgaaaaatttatattatttttctctgatgaAGTGGTGACACTTTTGACTTTAGTCATATCCCTCTTCGATTATAAAGATTCTAACTTGATGTTTGTCCCAGAGATAACCCTTAGACAGGCCAAGTACCTCCAGTTATTCAAATTCTATTTGCAAGGGAAACATTGCCAGACTTCAAATACTATGACATATCTCTCATATCTGAAGACATCTTTAACATACGTTGAGGAACTGAGGGAATGTTTTCAAAGCTCGACAACTGAAGGAAATGAAGGTGCAGGTCAGGATGACAGGACTTGTCAATTTCCAGAGTCTTTGAGTAGTGCTGGAGGGAACAGCATCCCAGTTAAAAGTGACCCCCTGATCCAAGATGATGCTGAAGGTTTTACATTTTTGCCTGCAGTTAGCACAGATACAAaggagatgattttttttaactctgagTCACCTCAAATGATGCCCTTACCCGTTAAGGATGAGAAGGAATATAGCTCTATTAGTTACCCTTCCTTATGA